The following proteins are co-located in the Shouchella hunanensis genome:
- the thiI gene encoding tRNA uracil 4-sulfurtransferase ThiI, translating into MNIDHIVVRYGELALKGKNRSHFEKLLLANIRKVLKPFPGVTAKRIQGRIIVHLHGADETPIQEALKNVFGIYSFSLAMQVENDVDTIKEGALFFIEKLHPNVKTFKVSARRANKGFPVQSQQLNHLIGGHILRALDGAIKVDVHQPELELSIDVRDAGTYITGGAIEAAKGLPVGASGKVLHMLSGGIDSPVAAHMLMGRGAQIEMLHFHSPPYTNERAKQKVLDLTKELTKYGTSIKVHLVPFTDIQTHIHKEVPSNYEMTIMRRMMLRIADAFAQKNGILAISNGESLGQVASQTLQSMNTINEVTTLPVIRPLIAIDKETTIAYAKRIGTYETSILPYEDCCTIFLPTDSKTKPKREGAAKFEQYVEIEKKCEDALNRIETVHINAYEGSSSVENLF; encoded by the coding sequence ATGAATATCGATCATATTGTTGTGCGTTACGGAGAACTAGCATTAAAAGGGAAAAATCGGAGTCATTTTGAAAAGCTTCTCCTTGCCAACATTCGTAAAGTATTAAAGCCGTTTCCAGGTGTAACGGCAAAACGAATTCAAGGGAGAATTATTGTTCATTTACATGGTGCTGACGAAACACCCATTCAAGAAGCATTAAAAAATGTTTTCGGTATTTATTCCTTTAGTTTAGCCATGCAGGTGGAGAATGACGTCGACACGATTAAAGAAGGAGCCCTTTTTTTTATTGAAAAACTTCATCCGAATGTTAAAACGTTTAAAGTCTCAGCTAGGCGTGCGAACAAAGGATTTCCGGTTCAATCTCAACAACTTAACCATCTAATCGGTGGACATATCTTGCGCGCTCTAGACGGAGCCATAAAAGTAGATGTTCATCAACCTGAACTCGAACTATCCATTGATGTGCGTGATGCAGGTACGTATATTACTGGTGGGGCAATAGAAGCAGCAAAAGGACTTCCAGTTGGAGCGAGTGGAAAAGTGTTGCACATGTTATCTGGAGGAATCGATTCACCTGTTGCAGCACATATGTTAATGGGACGTGGCGCCCAAATTGAAATGCTTCATTTTCATAGTCCACCATATACGAATGAACGAGCAAAACAAAAGGTACTCGATTTAACAAAAGAATTAACGAAATACGGGACAAGCATTAAGGTGCACCTTGTTCCATTTACAGATATTCAAACACATATCCATAAAGAGGTTCCCTCTAATTATGAGATGACTATTATGCGTAGAATGATGTTACGAATTGCAGATGCGTTTGCTCAGAAGAACGGAATTTTAGCAATTTCAAATGGGGAAAGCCTTGGACAAGTGGCATCGCAAACGTTGCAGAGTATGAATACGATTAATGAAGTTACGACATTGCCTGTTATTCGTCCTTTAATTGCGATTGATAAAGAAACGACCATTGCTTATGCAAAGCGTATTGGTACGTATGAAACATCAATTCTGCCTTACGAAGATTGCTGTACCATCTTCTTACCAACAGACTCCAAGACAAAGCCGAAACGAGAAGGGGCCGCAAAATTTGAGCAATATGTGGAGATTGAAAAAAAATGTGAGGACGCCTTAAATAGGATTGAGACAGTTCATATCAACGCTTATGAAGGCAGTTCTTCAGTCGAAAATTTATTTTAA
- a CDS encoding cysteine desulfurase family protein, whose protein sequence is MIYLDNSATTKPYPEVLTLYTTISSQYFGNPSSLHSVGMEAEQVLNHARKKIAHFLSCQKEQLLFTSGGTEANVLAIKGIVTKEKSAHMITTTVEHASVYETVRQLEDAGHEVTYLQGDAFGRVTVEQVKDAIKKNTVLVSIGHVQGELGTIQPIQELAEMLSAYPRIQFHVDAVQSLLKVPIGSLSNIDLMTLSSHKIHGTNGTGLLYAKNPSLVKPILYGGGQEQSLRPGSEHVAGIACFAKALEMGASVANKEQERLLSLRKLVIHELEQIKGVFINSPVSNSAPHILNVSIPAIKAEVLVQSLSQEKIYVSTQSACSTKTGAPSRILLGAGHDRQRAETAIRISLSFLTTEEEMTTCIKALKRLVPKLQEVT, encoded by the coding sequence ATGATTTATCTTGACAATAGTGCAACAACAAAACCTTATCCAGAGGTCTTAACATTATATACAACGATTTCTTCGCAGTACTTTGGAAACCCCTCATCGCTCCATTCAGTAGGAATGGAAGCGGAGCAGGTATTGAACCACGCAAGAAAGAAAATAGCCCACTTTCTTTCTTGTCAGAAAGAACAGCTACTCTTTACAAGTGGCGGTACAGAAGCCAATGTGTTAGCAATTAAAGGCATTGTGACAAAAGAAAAGAGTGCACATATGATTACGACAACTGTGGAGCACGCGTCTGTTTATGAAACGGTTCGACAACTAGAAGATGCAGGTCATGAAGTGACATATCTTCAAGGAGATGCTTTTGGGAGAGTAACGGTTGAGCAAGTGAAAGATGCCATTAAGAAGAACACGGTGCTTGTTAGCATCGGCCATGTGCAAGGTGAGTTAGGAACGATTCAACCCATTCAGGAACTAGCGGAGATGTTATCAGCTTATCCACGAATACAGTTCCACGTTGATGCTGTGCAAAGCTTGCTAAAAGTCCCGATTGGCTCACTTTCCAACATAGATTTAATGACGTTATCGTCTCATAAAATTCATGGTACAAATGGAACAGGGCTGTTGTATGCGAAAAACCCTTCTCTAGTGAAGCCTATCCTATATGGCGGTGGGCAAGAACAATCTCTTCGGCCCGGTTCAGAACACGTAGCAGGTATCGCTTGTTTCGCAAAAGCTCTTGAAATGGGAGCATCGGTTGCGAATAAAGAGCAAGAGCGTCTACTTTCTTTGCGAAAGCTAGTCATACACGAACTTGAGCAAATAAAAGGTGTGTTCATCAATTCGCCGGTTAGCAATAGTGCGCCACATATTTTAAATGTGTCCATTCCAGCGATCAAAGCGGAAGTACTCGTGCAATCCCTTTCTCAAGAAAAAATATACGTTTCAACTCAATCAGCATGCTCAACAAAAACAGGTGCTCCAAGCCGAATTCTATTAGGTGCAGGGCATGATCGGCAGCGTGCGGAAACGGCAATACGAATCAGTTTGTCTTTTTTAACAACGGAAGAAGAGATGACCACGTGTATAAAGGCACTAAAGCGACTCGTTCCAAAACTTCAGGAGGTAACATAA
- the ezrA gene encoding septation ring formation regulator EzrA: protein MDIIIGIVVVLLIVIVIGTVAGMLIRRTIHKSVDELDNRKNQILNRNISEEISKVKKLKMSGETEQKFESWRKDWDEILESILPSIEEQLIEVEELAGKYRITKAKDQLKWVENRLLSVEQQLDLMVEDIDKLVSAEEKNRSEIAVIKELYQTLSAELLKKRGSFGESIKALDEEMSHAKQALLAFEESTQNGSYLQARKQLLQIKDSLYILNEKMERIPHLLMQVRSTLPGELSNLQLGIKEMEEDGYHLETFSFGSKISMQKEEIDEAYIALKELNVDEAAAALESLQTEIDEMYETLEKEANYKSKLLAQVPALKAQVEKAYQNMKQLIDETTQVEKSYMIAAEEIQLQQTLQKNLRNVQSQLTLIMDVFENRKQSFSSIFEMTEEWRKQMEELSNGIEESIDRLRRLRKDEIQAQETVSQLRELVLESKRLLYKSNLPGVPVTYLEALDEAEGKINKAIEGLESFPLEMTEVEALVQDAVRVVEKNSAAIKEMVETAQMAELAIQYSNRYRGQDDTVRKELDEAEQAFLEYDYEKALSIVQQAVQRYEPDLLNKVTKHLSA from the coding sequence GTGGATATTATTATTGGTATCGTTGTCGTCTTACTAATTGTGATTGTAATTGGTACAGTTGCTGGAATGTTAATTAGGCGAACAATACATAAATCAGTCGATGAATTAGATAATCGAAAAAACCAAATACTTAATCGGAATATTTCAGAGGAAATTTCAAAAGTGAAAAAGCTGAAAATGTCTGGGGAAACAGAACAGAAATTTGAAAGCTGGCGAAAAGACTGGGACGAAATTCTTGAGTCTATTCTCCCTAGCATTGAAGAACAACTTATTGAGGTTGAAGAATTAGCCGGTAAATACCGAATTACAAAAGCGAAAGACCAGCTAAAATGGGTAGAAAATCGACTTCTGTCTGTTGAGCAGCAGCTTGATTTAATGGTAGAGGATATTGATAAGCTCGTTTCTGCAGAAGAAAAGAATCGCAGTGAAATTGCAGTAATAAAGGAGCTTTACCAAACGCTGTCTGCCGAATTATTAAAGAAACGAGGCTCGTTTGGTGAATCGATTAAAGCCCTTGATGAAGAGATGAGTCATGCTAAACAAGCATTACTAGCTTTTGAAGAATCGACACAAAATGGAAGCTACCTGCAAGCAAGAAAGCAGCTTCTGCAAATTAAAGACTCCCTTTATATTCTAAATGAGAAGATGGAACGCATCCCTCATCTTCTTATGCAAGTTCGTTCTACACTTCCTGGTGAATTATCAAATTTGCAATTAGGTATTAAAGAAATGGAAGAAGATGGTTATCACCTTGAGACATTTTCTTTTGGATCAAAAATCTCCATGCAAAAAGAAGAAATTGATGAGGCGTACATAGCATTAAAAGAATTAAATGTGGATGAAGCGGCAGCAGCGCTTGAATCGCTTCAAACAGAAATTGATGAAATGTATGAAACCCTTGAAAAGGAAGCGAATTATAAAAGCAAGCTGTTAGCGCAAGTTCCAGCTTTAAAAGCCCAAGTGGAAAAAGCCTATCAAAATATGAAACAGCTTATTGATGAAACAACGCAAGTGGAAAAAAGCTATATGATTGCAGCGGAAGAAATTCAGCTTCAACAAACATTGCAAAAAAACTTACGGAATGTGCAGAGCCAGCTAACGCTTATTATGGATGTGTTTGAAAATCGAAAACAATCGTTTTCTTCTATTTTTGAAATGACAGAAGAATGGCGAAAACAAATGGAAGAGCTTTCTAACGGGATTGAAGAAAGTATCGACCGTTTAAGAAGACTGCGAAAAGACGAAATACAGGCCCAAGAAACAGTTAGTCAGTTGCGAGAGCTAGTGCTTGAATCGAAGCGATTGCTTTATAAAAGTAATTTACCAGGTGTTCCTGTTACGTACTTAGAAGCATTAGATGAAGCGGAAGGAAAAATCAACAAAGCAATTGAAGGTCTTGAATCGTTTCCTCTCGAAATGACAGAAGTAGAAGCTCTCGTTCAAGATGCCGTAAGAGTCGTTGAAAAAAACAGTGCTGCCATTAAAGAAATGGTTGAAACCGCACAAATGGCAGAGCTTGCCATTCAATATAGTAATCGTTATCGAGGACAGGATGATACTGTTCGAAAAGAGCTTGACGAGGCAGAACAAGCTTTTCTAGAATACGATTACGAAAAAGCACTCTCCATTGTCCAACAAGCTGTTCAACGCTACGAACCAGATTTACTTAATAAAGTGACAAAACATCTTTCAGCTTAA
- the hisJ gene encoding histidinol-phosphatase HisJ translates to MLDGHVHTPYCPHGSADAMASYCEEAIKQGITQLSFTEHAPLPEGFKDPTPAQDSAMRWDDVPTYFATIKQLKNDYAKSLRILAGLEVDYIVGFEKETTAILNELGPYLEDSLLSVHFLQTTNGYHCLDYSADGFWSLAEKIGGVDALYHLYYKTVQLSIEASLGSFKPKRIGHMTLCRKYQLRYPASHSFETEWMHILKEVRAQGLELDYNGAGIIKPDCQETYPPLFIAKTAKEMGIPLIYGSDAHTVAGLKSGYDALLP, encoded by the coding sequence ATGCTAGATGGGCATGTCCACACACCTTATTGTCCGCATGGATCGGCAGACGCAATGGCTTCTTATTGTGAAGAAGCCATTAAACAAGGGATTACTCAGCTTTCATTTACAGAGCACGCTCCCCTTCCTGAGGGTTTTAAAGACCCTACCCCAGCCCAAGACAGTGCGATGCGTTGGGACGATGTTCCTACTTATTTTGCTACAATAAAACAGTTAAAAAACGACTACGCCAAATCGTTGCGCATACTCGCTGGTTTGGAAGTTGATTATATTGTTGGTTTTGAGAAGGAAACGACCGCTATCCTTAACGAACTCGGACCCTATTTAGAAGACAGTCTGTTATCGGTGCACTTCTTACAAACGACTAACGGTTATCATTGCTTAGACTACAGTGCTGATGGCTTCTGGTCCCTTGCAGAAAAAATTGGTGGCGTAGACGCTTTATATCATCTTTATTATAAAACCGTGCAATTGTCCATCGAAGCTTCACTAGGCTCTTTTAAACCAAAACGGATTGGGCATATGACATTATGTAGAAAATATCAACTGCGGTACCCAGCTAGTCATTCTTTTGAAACAGAGTGGATGCATATACTAAAAGAAGTTCGGGCGCAGGGTCTTGAATTGGACTATAACGGTGCAGGCATCATAAAGCCTGACTGCCAAGAAACCTACCCTCCTCTTTTTATTGCGAAGACGGCTAAAGAGATGGGCATCCCACTTATTTACGGATCTGATGCCCACACTGTAGCTGGTTTAAAAAGTGGATATGACGCTTTGCTTCCCTAA
- the refZ gene encoding forespore capture DNA-binding protein RefZ: protein MSDQTKDSIKLAATRLFYTNGYHGTSVRDIAKEASVNSALISYYFGGKHVLFETLLIEFFEGYIHSIEEAMRTSDGDLQQVLSHLFKRVFTYQQSCHLLARMAHREMTMDSTLVREVMSTYLRKEQFLLEQVIQVHLNAKQVKRVPIDLTVLHLRNMLTLPFSSPQYLKELFLVAPDDHLFMRRYVTHAEQWMRSLLETRDVKRLHLVRS from the coding sequence ATGAGTGATCAAACAAAAGATTCTATTAAGCTTGCTGCGACGCGGCTCTTTTATACGAATGGTTATCATGGTACGTCCGTTCGAGATATTGCCAAAGAAGCTTCGGTTAATTCTGCTTTAATTTCGTATTACTTTGGTGGAAAACACGTATTATTTGAAACCTTACTCATTGAATTTTTTGAAGGCTACATTCATTCTATAGAAGAAGCCATGCGCACATCAGATGGCGACCTACAGCAAGTATTATCTCACTTATTTAAACGAGTCTTTACGTATCAACAATCTTGCCATTTACTTGCACGAATGGCGCATCGAGAAATGACAATGGACTCTACCCTCGTACGCGAAGTGATGAGTACGTACTTGAGAAAAGAGCAATTTCTTTTAGAGCAAGTTATTCAGGTCCACCTTAATGCGAAGCAAGTGAAAAGAGTACCAATAGATTTGACCGTTCTTCACTTACGAAATATGTTAACACTACCATTTTCATCTCCGCAATATTTAAAAGAACTCTTTTTAGTTGCGCCAGACGATCATCTGTTTATGAGACGATATGTGACCCATGCCGAGCAATGGATGAGATCGTTATTAGAGACAAGGGATGTTAAGCGACTTCATTTAGTTAGAAGTTAG
- a CDS encoding GAF domain-containing protein produces MFSTSSYSNNKQEAYELLLKQAKALLEDEKSTLANYANASALLGQFLTDINWVGFYIVNETELVLGPFQGLPACTRIAIGKGVCGTAVSENKTMRVADVHTFPGHIACDAASNSELVVPVCHDGKVIAVLDIDSPLKNRFTEEDQLYLERFVATIEPYLKANLDF; encoded by the coding sequence ATGTTTTCAACAAGCTCATATTCCAACAATAAACAAGAAGCATATGAATTGCTTTTAAAACAAGCAAAAGCACTACTAGAGGATGAAAAAAGCACGCTTGCAAATTATGCAAATGCGAGTGCCTTGCTTGGTCAATTTTTAACGGATATAAACTGGGTCGGTTTTTATATAGTAAACGAAACTGAACTCGTTTTAGGTCCTTTTCAAGGATTACCTGCCTGTACTCGCATCGCTATTGGTAAAGGGGTTTGCGGTACAGCCGTTTCTGAGAATAAAACGATGAGGGTTGCAGATGTTCACACCTTCCCAGGTCATATTGCCTGTGATGCAGCATCAAATTCGGAACTTGTTGTTCCAGTGTGTCATGATGGAAAGGTAATTGCCGTGTTGGATATTGATAGCCCACTAAAAAATCGCTTTACGGAGGAAGATCAACTCTACTTAGAGCGTTTCGTTGCAACAATAGAGCCATACTTGAAAGCAAACCTTGACTTTTAA
- the rpsD gene encoding 30S ribosomal protein S4, translated as MSRYTGPSWKLSRRLGVSLSGTGKELAKRPYAPGQHGPNQRKKLSEYALQLQEKQKLRHMYGVNERQFVRIFNDAGKMSGIHGENFMILLESRLDNLVYRLGLARTRRAARQLVNHGHVMVDGSRVDIPSYRVKPGQAISLRERSRNLTAVKESLEVNDFTPAYVSFDEEKLEGTYTRLPERSELPAEITEALIVEWYSR; from the coding sequence ATGTCTCGTTATACAGGTCCATCTTGGAAATTATCTCGTCGTCTTGGTGTTTCACTAAGCGGCACTGGAAAAGAGCTTGCGAAGCGTCCTTACGCTCCAGGTCAACACGGTCCAAACCAACGTAAAAAACTTTCTGAATATGCGCTTCAGCTTCAAGAAAAGCAGAAGCTTCGTCATATGTATGGCGTTAATGAGCGTCAATTCGTTCGTATCTTTAATGATGCTGGCAAAATGTCTGGTATCCACGGCGAAAACTTCATGATTCTTCTTGAGTCTCGTTTAGACAATCTTGTTTACCGTTTAGGTCTTGCTCGCACACGTCGTGCAGCTCGTCAACTTGTTAACCACGGTCACGTAATGGTAGATGGCTCTCGTGTAGATATCCCATCTTACCGCGTAAAGCCTGGTCAAGCGATCTCTCTTCGTGAGCGTTCTCGCAACCTAACTGCAGTGAAAGAGTCTTTAGAAGTAAATGACTTCACTCCAGCGTATGTATCATTTGACGAAGAAAAGCTTGAAGGAACGTACACGCGTCTTCCTGAGCGTTCTGAACTTCCTGCTGAAATCACAGAAGCACTTATCGTTGAGTGGTATTCTCGTTAA
- the tyrS gene encoding tyrosine--tRNA ligase, with amino-acid sequence MSEENQLTAEQINRVNEQVETLMRGVVEIVPEEAFRKKIEKSVRTGKPLNIKLGMDPSAPDVHIGHTVVLQKLRQFQEYGHHIQLLIGDFTGKIGDPTGKSETRKVLTDEQVKQNAQTYVEQYGKILDMDKTEILYNSHWLSELKFEDVLNLAGQMTVARMLEREDFNKRYKSGQAISVHEFFYPLMQGYDSVAMDTDIEVGGTDQTFNLLMGRQLQDAYGKEKQVMMTLPLIEGLDGVRKMSKSLNNYIGIDEAPNEIFGKSMSIPDELMAKYFKLATDVPMEEVEAIEAGLKDGSVHPRDAKMRLGRKLVEMYHGEEAAKEAQHYFETVFQKRTLPTDLPVVDWNGDKDVSIIDLLVELKLQNSKGEARRMIQGGGVKINEEKQDDIKMIVSVENDMIVQVGKRKFAKLRLV; translated from the coding sequence ATGTCAGAAGAAAATCAGTTAACCGCTGAGCAAATAAATCGAGTAAATGAGCAAGTTGAAACGCTAATGCGTGGGGTTGTAGAAATTGTGCCAGAAGAAGCATTTCGCAAAAAAATTGAAAAGAGTGTGCGCACAGGTAAGCCTCTTAACATTAAATTAGGCATGGATCCATCTGCGCCTGACGTGCATATTGGTCACACCGTTGTGCTTCAAAAGCTACGTCAGTTTCAAGAATATGGTCATCATATTCAATTGCTAATTGGTGATTTCACAGGTAAGATCGGAGATCCAACTGGAAAATCAGAAACACGTAAAGTGTTAACAGATGAGCAAGTAAAACAAAACGCACAAACCTATGTAGAGCAATACGGCAAAATCTTAGATATGGATAAAACGGAAATTCTTTATAATTCACACTGGTTATCAGAACTGAAGTTTGAAGATGTGTTAAATTTAGCTGGCCAAATGACAGTTGCTCGTATGCTAGAGCGAGAAGACTTTAATAAGCGTTATAAATCTGGTCAAGCGATTTCTGTACACGAGTTTTTCTACCCACTTATGCAAGGATATGATTCTGTGGCAATGGATACAGATATTGAAGTGGGTGGTACAGATCAAACGTTTAATCTTCTGATGGGCAGGCAGTTACAAGATGCGTACGGTAAAGAAAAGCAAGTCATGATGACACTTCCTCTGATTGAAGGGTTAGACGGTGTTCGCAAAATGTCAAAGTCATTGAACAACTATATTGGTATTGACGAAGCGCCAAATGAAATTTTTGGTAAATCGATGTCCATTCCAGATGAGTTAATGGCGAAATACTTTAAGCTTGCGACGGACGTTCCGATGGAAGAAGTAGAAGCCATTGAAGCAGGATTGAAAGATGGCTCCGTTCATCCTCGTGATGCGAAAATGCGTCTCGGACGAAAGTTAGTTGAAATGTACCATGGCGAAGAAGCAGCAAAAGAAGCACAACATTATTTTGAGACAGTCTTTCAAAAACGAACGCTACCAACGGATTTACCTGTTGTAGATTGGAATGGTGACAAAGACGTATCCATTATTGATTTACTTGTTGAGTTGAAACTTCAAAACTCAAAAGGAGAAGCGCGTCGTATGATTCAAGGTGGCGGCGTCAAGATTAATGAAGAAAAGCAAGATGACATAAAGATGATCGTTTCAGTGGAAAACGATATGATTGTCCAAGTTGGAAAGCGGAAATTCGCGAAATTACGTCTAGTATAA
- a CDS encoding transglycosylase domain-containing protein, whose protein sequence is MKSFLLHVRKSFEQVNQKLADIHFFRKVGITYQVLWNLLLVALIVGFLLVLLAGGTAAGYFASLVHDEQPYSEEELRTHVGSLTETSEIYLANDVYLGKIRSDVERDIVTLDDIADEVKWAIVATEDEHFYEHEGIVPKALLRATMQEIANSSVQTGGSTLTQQLIKQQVLSNEVSFDRKATEIMLAMRLEHFMSKDEILEAYLNVVPFGRNASGRNVEGIQAASMGIFGVAASELNLAQSAYLAGMPQSPFGYTPFTGDADVKDEDGLRPGFNRFRTVLNRMYESGYIDQEQRDEALDYDLAADFIEYAPDPMARHPRLTSEILERATEALLAVEKESFEGWDQLSASAQSLEEEEMRGTVQNRIENGGYKITTTIDEDLYSAMNDAASNSDYYFGPNNGNGDPEEVGAVLIDNRTGAILSFVGGREENLDNQLNYTTRLRSPGSTIKPILPFAGALEAGVTQPGLVIPDTPTNRRVDGVPINNYDNSHDGNITLRESLKRSRNVPAIKAWWHVPEELKQHLIQSSGVTNMSTVETAAIGGGGATVEQIVSAYSAFANDGKRPEAYMIEKIETYDGEIVYEHEKKEFDYISPQSNYLLVDMMRDVVSTSGGTASRVPGLLNFSADWAGKTGTSNENIDSWFVASNPYVSLGVWNGYTGSKQVPLLERYNGMGTGERTQNIWANIANAAYSVKPSLMTAEGTRFQRPSGLTERRVCGLTGGSSNAICDEEGLVTTDLYNNNLLSRIDGLSPFQSELKSTVQKQLDELRKRERDERRENDNDDDDEDDDSSSDDGEEENDSSNEDEDNEDENEDDDDTDEGTTDEEEDSADDEEE, encoded by the coding sequence ATGAAATCTTTTCTATTACATGTAAGAAAATCCTTTGAGCAAGTGAATCAAAAGCTTGCCGACATTCATTTTTTTCGTAAGGTAGGCATTACCTACCAAGTACTTTGGAATTTACTACTTGTTGCACTTATCGTCGGGTTTTTACTCGTTCTATTAGCTGGTGGAACAGCAGCCGGTTATTTTGCATCTCTCGTTCATGATGAACAACCTTACTCAGAAGAAGAATTACGCACCCACGTAGGGTCTCTAACAGAAACGAGTGAGATCTATTTAGCTAACGATGTCTATTTAGGAAAAATACGAAGTGATGTTGAGCGAGACATTGTGACATTAGATGACATAGCTGATGAAGTGAAATGGGCTATTGTTGCAACGGAAGATGAACATTTTTACGAACACGAAGGCATTGTTCCAAAAGCGCTGCTTCGCGCTACGATGCAAGAAATCGCAAATTCGTCGGTGCAAACTGGTGGAAGTACGCTTACTCAGCAATTGATTAAACAACAAGTCCTTTCTAACGAAGTGTCGTTTGATCGGAAAGCAACTGAAATTATGCTTGCCATGCGACTAGAACACTTCATGTCAAAAGACGAAATTTTAGAAGCTTACTTAAATGTAGTTCCATTTGGACGAAATGCTTCAGGTCGAAATGTAGAAGGCATTCAAGCGGCTTCAATGGGCATTTTTGGCGTAGCTGCGTCTGAGTTAAATTTAGCCCAATCAGCTTATTTAGCTGGTATGCCACAAAGTCCATTCGGCTACACACCATTTACAGGCGATGCAGATGTGAAAGATGAAGATGGCTTACGTCCAGGCTTTAATCGCTTCCGCACAGTCCTTAACCGGATGTATGAGAGTGGATACATTGACCAAGAGCAGCGTGATGAAGCCCTTGACTATGACCTTGCCGCTGATTTTATCGAATATGCTCCGGACCCAATGGCTAGACACCCGCGGTTAACATCTGAAATTCTTGAGCGGGCAACAGAAGCACTGCTTGCTGTAGAGAAAGAGTCCTTTGAAGGGTGGGATCAGCTTAGTGCCAGCGCCCAAAGTTTAGAGGAAGAAGAAATGCGCGGTACTGTACAAAATCGAATTGAAAATGGCGGGTATAAAATTACTACAACCATTGATGAAGACTTATATAGCGCAATGAACGATGCTGCCAGCAATTCTGATTATTATTTCGGTCCGAATAATGGCAATGGGGACCCAGAAGAAGTCGGTGCCGTTTTGATTGATAATCGCACAGGAGCCATTCTTAGTTTCGTTGGCGGACGGGAAGAAAATTTAGATAATCAGTTAAATTATACGACTCGTTTACGTTCACCTGGTTCAACGATTAAACCCATTCTACCGTTTGCCGGTGCTTTGGAAGCAGGGGTGACCCAACCAGGGCTTGTCATTCCAGATACGCCGACTAATCGTAGAGTAGATGGAGTACCAATTAACAACTATGATAATAGTCATGATGGGAATATTACGCTTCGTGAATCTTTAAAGCGTTCCCGCAACGTACCTGCCATTAAAGCATGGTGGCACGTACCAGAGGAATTAAAACAGCACTTAATTCAATCCTCAGGCGTTACCAATATGTCAACAGTTGAAACAGCTGCTATCGGCGGTGGCGGGGCAACCGTAGAACAAATTGTCTCTGCCTACTCTGCCTTTGCGAACGATGGTAAACGACCTGAAGCATACATGATTGAGAAAATTGAAACATACGATGGAGAAATTGTGTACGAACACGAAAAGAAAGAGTTTGACTACATTAGCCCACAATCAAATTACTTACTCGTCGATATGATGCGTGATGTCGTCAGTACTAGTGGCGGAACAGCTAGTCGAGTTCCAGGCTTACTAAACTTTAGCGCAGACTGGGCAGGTAAAACAGGTACATCTAATGAGAATATTGACTCATGGTTTGTTGCGTCAAACCCTTATGTCTCTCTTGGTGTTTGGAATGGCTATACAGGCAGCAAACAAGTACCATTGTTAGAACGCTACAACGGAATGGGTACTGGTGAGCGTACGCAAAATATTTGGGCCAACATTGCCAATGCAGCGTACAGTGTAAAACCAAGCTTAATGACGGCTGAAGGAACGAGGTTTCAGCGTCCTAGTGGGTTAACCGAACGTCGCGTGTGTGGGTTGACAGGTGGTTCTTCAAACGCCATTTGTGACGAAGAAGGTTTAGTCACAACGGATCTTTATAATAACAACCTATTGTCTCGAATCGATGGTTTGTCCCCTTTCCAAAGTGAATTAAAAAGCACGGTTCAAAAACAGCTGGATGAATTACGCAAACGAGAAAGAGACGAACGTCGTGAAAATGATAATGATGATGATGATGAAGACGATGACAGCTCTTCTGACGACGGCGAAGAAGAAAACGATAGTTCTAACGAAGATGAAGACAATGAAGATGAAAATGAAGATGATGATGATACAGACGAGGGAACTACAGACGAAGAAGAAGATTCAGCCGACGATGAAGAAGAATAA